In Lycium ferocissimum isolate CSIRO_LF1 chromosome 11, AGI_CSIRO_Lferr_CH_V1, whole genome shotgun sequence, a single genomic region encodes these proteins:
- the LOC132036660 gene encoding photosystem II repair protein PSB27-H1, chloroplastic, with amino-acid sequence MASPTLITPSTSTPTKPLITPIRSKLISTVNIATSSSPSTTRRRELLSRAAGLLLSPALLLPATSAFAASDEEYVREASEVIKKVRSTLNMEKTDPNIADSVAELREASNYWVAKYRREKALLGRASFRDIYSALNAVSGHYVSFGPTTPIPAKRKQRILEEMETAEKALQRGR; translated from the coding sequence atGGCTTCTCCAACTCTAATCACCCCTTCCACATCCACCCCAACAAAACCCCTCATAACCCCCATCCGCTCAAAACTCATCTCCACCGTCAATATCGCCACGTCATCCTCACCCTCCACCACGCGCCGCCGCGAGCTCCTCTCACGCGCCGCCGGACTCCTCCTCTCTCCGGCACTACTCCTCCCCGCCACGTCAGCATTTGCTGCTAGTGACGAGGAGTACGTTCGAGAAGCTTCGGAAGTGATTAAGAAGGTGAGATCAACGCTAAACATGGAGAAAACTGATCCTAATATAGCTGATAGTGTGGCTGAGTTGAGAGAAGCGTCTAATTATTGGGTTGCTAAGTATAGAAGAGAGAAGGCTTTATTGGGCCGGGCTTCCTTCAGGGACATATACTCGGCCCTTAATGCTGTTTCGGGCCATTATGTGAGTTTTGGGCCCACCACGCCAATTCCGGCTAAGAGAAAGCAGAGAATCTTGGAAGAAATGGAAACTGCTGAGAAGGCTTTACAGAGGGGAAGATAA